The DNA sequence TGAGGGAGGAATATGTGACCTATTGTATGCACTGCATATTTTTATGCTTAGTTGTGGTACAATATGTAGATAGTACCAAAGGCATAAAGCGAGGGTGGAGCTTTTAACCATTTGCTGTTCACTTCAATGTCAAGTTCTGAATTCAGACAGAGGCTACTTTTGGGCAGAAAGATAAACCAGAACTACACGCTGCTGGATTCAGTCTGTTTGCTATGCCTTGGCTTCTCCTGGCAGTGAATGCAGCTAAGCGAACCTGTACAGTATGAATCAGCGTTCTTGGCTTGTTGCTCCTAAGCAAACAAGGATTTGTAAACCAAGCCTTGCCTTGGAGTCTTATCTTGTTAGTGGCCCAGCAAGTCAGCTTGGTTGAGATGCTAAGATCATGATTTTTGCCTTGCTTACTCAAGTGTACTTTTGGGCGCTGTTGCAGTCAGGTACAAAGAATGTATTTATTGTACCAACAGCACAGTTCCTGGCATTGTGCATAATTTAATTAACATCTCTGGGTTTTGCTGCTCTGTTTTGTGTGTTATTACTATTACTTTACTATTTTGAGGAAGTGTTCATAATTATTATTCCTAGCCATTATGTTATCTCATGGTGGAGACTTTAGGGAAAAGAGTAAAATCCAGGATTGACTTGGTGTATATACATTtggaccttttaaaaacaattaacttTCAACAAAATGTCATACTTctcaattctttaaaaaaaacaaagcaccAATTAACATTTTTAGGAAAAAAGAGCATGTCTTCCTGTTTGTGTATAAATAGTTTCCTTTGGAAAAAATGGGTGATCAATTTTTATAGCATAGGAGGTTTTTTTATTTATCATAATTAAAATCTGTTTTCTCTGAATTACATACTTGGACAATATTGTAAAgactgctttttctctctctcataggtGACTGGAGCCTGTTGCCTCTTCCTAGCAGGGAAAGTTGAAGAAACACCcaaaaaatgtaaagatataatcAAAACAGCTCGTAGTTTACTAAATGATGTGCAGTTTGGACAATTTGGAGATGATCCAAAGGTAAAACGTCATCTACTAAGTATTCTTTCACCTTAAGCTGTCATGGATTAACCATGCTGCTATTGTCTGTACTTGGTTAGCACATGATTTCAGTGGTAATTcttttagtaaaataaaataatagtaaacTATAGAAAAATccatatattcttttatataaaGTGTTGGGAACTTAATTCATTATTTAACAGCTGAAAGACTATTTCAGTGGCTGGGTTCATTTAGAAAATATTATGttattttgaaaagcaatgtGTATTGCAGTGCTTCTGTGTTGTTCTTCTATTGCATTTGCCTGTCTTTTCAGCAAAGAAATAACCCATTGCACAGGGGAAGCAGTGAAACTGGCCACACAGAGTGCAGCCATATGCATACAGTAAGCAAATTGGAAACAATCAACTTTTGTAACTTATTTTCTTTGTTATAGTAATTACAGACATTTTTGTAGCCACAAAGTCTTCAGACAACTTAGTTGCAAAGGTAATTTTTATAAATTTAAGAAATGCTAGAAAGGCTTACAGGTTAACATAGCCACAACATTTAATTGGCTTCTTTCTCCAAAATTGATCAAGATGTACATGTCACTAGATTGTTCTGCCACATTGTTTGTCAGTAGCTTTGGAAATTTCGAAGGTTCTGAATACTTTGTGAGCAGCTCCCCATAAACATTATTGTGGTTGTCTGTTCTTGTGTAAATTGTGGTAGACTGAAGAATTTAGTTGGCTTTTATGCACTGAAATAAGCAGCATGAGAAGAGTAAAGCATTGTGATGGTGACTTGGGAGGATATAACTCACCCTTGTTCACTGGAATTCAGTTTTAAGCTATGAAACAGTTCCACCTGCACTACTAAAGGAAGATTAAAGGGGCTCTATTCCACTCTGTCTATCATGACATAGCCACTGATGTTTAGTTTTGTCTCACATTTATAAGGGGTAATGTCATAAGTAATGTTGACCTGAAGGAAACTGTCAAGTTACAGTttacagaaaaatgaaaataatgtagCTTTCATGAGGGTGTATCAACAGCCAAAATATGCCTTCATGGCAGAAATTCTGTTTCGGATGCTGGAAGTCATCCTGTTGTAATTAAACAAAAGCACCTCTATGTGTTTTTTAGATATAAGCATTTGACTGCACATGTGTGCAGTttcactctttccccagaactgtgCAGCAGTACCACACATCCCCCTCTCCCCAGTGTGCTTGTACAGCAGAGATcagtggtgagatttgccatcagGCTATATGGTGGGTACTGAAAAACTGGGTTAGGTTCCAAAAAATTAACCCTCTTCTTACTGCTATCAGAATTTCAACCCACATCACACCtcactcctctttttctcctcctatTCTGTCCTTGCTGATGCTTTCCCAGCAGGCCAGGAGTCTATTTTTGCTTGAAAGGAAAATAGGAGGTGTTTAGGATTTGGCCATAGCTGTAGTTCCTTGTGCTGTCCTCCTACTTGGTCTTGCATGCTTTTAGGCCACAAACATAACACCAAATGTAGGCTATGGAAAGAAAACAAGGAGGGTTTTAGAGGGCATTGCTGTCACTGAACATTGTTGCACAACTGTGAAAATGCAGGTGCTTATATGCACTTAGGTTTATTTTGTTTCTAAATGAAacgtttttaaaaagtggtgagTTTATTTCAGGCCAGGCCAGTACTTTAGcaacagagaattctaaaagTGGTTTCCTTTGACATTATTTTGTAATGCTATCAGGAACTTTTGTAAAAGGTAAAATAATGAGCTGGCATTTTGAAATAatacattcttttctttcttacgATATTTAGGAAGAAGTTATGGTTTTGGAAAGAATCTTATTGCAGACGATAAAATTTGATTTACAAGTGGAACACCCTTATCAATTCCTGCTTAAATATGCTAAGCAACTCAAAGGTATCAAATCAGTTGCCTTGCTAAACATTTGCTATATGTGGTCAGAATCCCTGCTATCAATTTTTTTAGCCATCTAAGCCATTTTGATCAGCCACTGGGTAATATAAAATGTTTTGTTGGCCAAGTAACATTATTTTGGCTTATATAGAGGGTTACAGGACTAAGAAGAATTTGACATTTAGATTGTTGCATTCTTTGTATGATTTCACTGACTTTTATAGATGAGCTGACAGCTGAActtaggcctattacagactgccaaaataaagctgcttcgggtctctttggatgtatgctatttaaatgatgcatgcatcttaagaatccagaagctgcaccaaagctgcactccagtgcttaggaatggagtgtggctttggcgcgacctctggactcttaggacccatgcgtcatttaaagagcatacctccaaagagacccgaagcagctttattttcgcagtctgtaacaggccttagtgattCAGTCTCTGTGTGTTTTCTATATATAAAATAACACATGTGCTGGAAAAAGCACAAGTACTGTGTGTACTTGCTTGTGATTTTGtcacttgcattttttaaaatttgttttgccCTAGGAGAGGAAACATTTCATTCTGCTCATGTCTTATAATATGCCCCACGGGCATGTATCCAGCAACATGCTCTGTGGGTAAATTAATTATCTTTGGGCCTGAGCCACTTCAGTTCAAAGTAGCTAGGGTTGTGCATGCAGAACCCTCTTCACGATGGTTGAATCTGCCAGTTAGCTGTTTGAAGAAGAGAGAAGGCAGCATCTTCTTTTTAGCTGATTGACTTTGACTGCATATTCTGTTGGATTAAGAAATTGAGTTGTGTACTTAAGCATGTGGTTGCCAGAGTAGGAGGAAGTACATGCTTAATTTCCTTTTGTAAATTGGGCATGTATATAAAACATTTGTTTTCCTGAGGTTTGCTGAGCCTATAATCTAAAAAAGGCTAAAAATCAGTGCACATCTTACCATTAAATCTTGTAGATGGGATGTGTATTTTTTGGCTGGAAAATCTGACCAGGTTAAAAATTATAGTCTCCAAATTCCCTATTGTCAAACCTCCTCTACTCACCTTTTACTTGGGAAAGGCCAGTTTAGGGGAGTAAACATACCCAAACAGGTAGCCCTAAAAGCCCTTAATCCACTTTTTGAGTGGTGAGTTGAATATTCTGTTATTCTGCCCTCCTTTTTCCTGATAGCAGGGATCCAAgacaaaggaagaggaaggaagtacACTTGCTCTTCCTCAACTTTCTTGCTCCAGAACTTGAAAGACCAGCATAGGCTGTCTCTTACCAGTTTTGCTTTGTCTGGTCTACACACTTCACCTTAGCTAAACAAATGATTTTGATTCTCTGGTGCAGAGTGGGCAGGGTTCACCATGCAATTCATCAGGAGATGGTATCACACTTGCCTGATAGATGTAATTGAAGACAGGTCATTGAAATTCATGggcattttaaataaacattgcTGGCTTTTACTAGACATCTCATAACTACAGAGTGGTTTGTTTTAATATAGTAATCTTTTTCCATCCCTTCTCAATAGGTGATAAGAACAAAATTCAGAAACTGGTTCAGATGGCATGGACATTTGTAAATGACAGGTAAAAAAAGATCCTTTCAGATCATATGCTAATTTAATGCAAACTATTTCTGTTAAATAGTTGTTAACCATTTCTGTTGATCACTTATTTGGGCTTCTCATTGCTTTCTTGTCACAAATCACATAAGTGCTTTGGAATGTAACTACAATTATGTATTAAAGTGTTGAGTGAATGGAGGAATAGTCAGGTCACAATAATGGATTAAATAAAggcaaataaattgaaacttaatctatACAAGATGAAATAACTGCTAGTGCATGTTTTTTTTGTCCAGGTAACTGGTATCCAACCTGGTTTTAGGGGGTTGCAGATGCCACAATCAGCTTCATAGTCTAGATGTCCTTATTACTCTTTCTGTGTCACTGAGGACTCAGTAAGCTTTTCTGACATGGATTACCTTTTACCACCTAAGCCTGCTGTGCCAGCTATCACTCTGTGCAAACAGGGATAGCCTTGCTTCACTTACTCATGCCCTGTTCTAATTTGGATTGTTTTAGTATGTTTTATATAGGGCTGGTTTTGAAAACAGTACAGAGATTTCTGTTTGTCTAGCCATATGTTGTGGTAGTTTCCATTGTGACTGTGTGCTTGATCACTGTTTTCATGCTAAATGGGAAGTCTTTGCATTTCCACAGTTTGTTGTACTGTACAAACCGATAAAAGAAGGGCCTTCAGACCTTTCTGGGGAAGATTGCAGTTCAGAATTATCAAGGTGGATATCAGTTAATCATCATCACTAAACTGAAGTAGGATTCTGCCAGGATAGGTTGAATTCCCATGCCCTTTGCTTAAGTGCTGTATATCTTGAtacagtaatggcaaaccttttagggaccaagtgcccaaactaaaaggcattCCTGCACTGGGTATTATCCGGTGCCGGGGTCTGGACTTCCAGGGCAGGAATTCTGCCCTCAGGGGGCAGCACCTCTGCCTTCCAGAGGCTTACTTCTTTCCCCAGGCTTTTCGTTGCCTCTCTGgaaacagctgaaggcccaggatggctgggaagaggaggaacaggcacacaccctCCGTGTGCCCTGAAAGATGGCttcacgtgccataggttcgccccCATGGCCTTAATATATTTCCACAGCTGATGTTTTTGCAATGCTTAAACTTTTGATTGTAGTATTGGTTGTCATTCTATCCAACACTGGTGTTTCTACTGATATGAGAGTTGTTGAGGTGATTAAATTTTGGAgttattttgaaacattttatatTACAAATTTGGCTAATATACAGCAATTCTTACAGGAAATTGTGTCATTAATCATCTCTTACATGATACAAAATGAactaaatgtaatttttttaaaaaaaattgacagttTATGACCTATATTTTCAGGAACTAGCAGTTTTGATGTGAGGCTCTTTGATTTGTTTGAGTGAGTAATTTTATTTTAGAGGTGTTTCTTTTTCTATCCCACTTTCCTGTTGCAATACTCAAGACATGTTAAATGTTGTAATAAGGTGCATAAAGATGTTTTGTGGGACTATATCCTAACACTAGCTGTGGCTTGTTTTTCTAGTCTCTGCACTACATTGTCATTACAATGGGAACCTGAGATTATAGCTGTTGCAGTTATGTATCTGGCTGGCCGCTTGTGTAAGTTCGAGATTCAGGAGTGGACATCAAAGCCAATGTACAGAAGATGGTGGGAACAGTTTGTGCAGGATGTGCCTGTTGATGTCCTGGAAGGTAATGGAAACATTTGCTCCCCAATTCTTCtgtctgaattatttgttcagtTTACATCATCCACAACCTGTCTTGTAGATGTCTGGATTTCTGTTCAGCCTAAATTAGAATATGACATTTGAATAAAATGGTGTGTTACACTCCTTATTTAGAACCTACATGGAAGAAAATAGTTTTATTTGCCTAGCTGAAAAATTATAATGCTAATTTCTTAATTCATTTATGACATTGTTTATTTGGTCATTAGATATGGAAGACTTCTAGTCTTTAATTAAAATCATATGCTTAAAGGGAaccataggcgtgttacagactgcctaaaagtggCAGCCTGCTGGCGGTgttggttgctgcgtccaggaaccgcagcggccaaaccgcatgaTTCCCGGGTGCAGccgaaaagaagcaccaaaatggtgcttctttttgcgccccagaagtggcggCGCGAGGCGCTTGTCGCACACTCATGGCATCAATTCTGCCGCGCAGTGtccggacactatgcgtccgcgacgtcaacatggcggccccccatgtggaacaggcaccgccattttgtgcatacTCCGTGtgtactggggttaggggcgtcaggaagtgacaccccttcctaaccctagtatgcgcagagcgcatactttatgcccgtccggAACGGGCCATAGTTAACGTAACTGTTACCAGCCTGGCCTCAGAACGGGAGGAGACAGGCACAGGTCCACCATGCCTAGAGTCAAATAAAAGGCCcttcctccatcttaactgctaccactcTGAtcttggagggagaggagaagaagtagGCACAGCTCCGCTATACCTAGGCCCAGAGGcaaatgaaaggccctcccttctTTTTAACTGTCACTGCCCTGGCTTTGGAAGGAGAGAACAATTGACAGTATCTCCTGGACTTaatccctttcctctcttccattcccttctccttttttagactgtaaacctgagggcagggaattgttaAATTAGTAATCTGTAAAGTGCTCAGACAGCCTGTGCATCTGAAgaaaagggtataaatactctaaaagcaaataaacaaacaattaaaaagcagTTATCATAGGCCTAATCTAGAATATCTAGGTTTAGAAACCAAGCAGCCCAAGATACACTAGCTTGAAATCAGTCATGTCTTAAAGGCAAGAAAGCTATCTTTCAAACAGGGTTTCAGAAATAGGATAGCCATTGTTTCCATGCCATTCATAGTTATGTGTATATTGCTCCATTACCTTTCTccttagtttcttttaaaaattttctgaTTAACCCCAGTAATTGCTCGCCTAAGTCTTGGCAGTCCACTCGTTCAATTCCcgttgtgagttcttgcatgtgACTCTCTAGAATCAATTGAtattgtcatctttcggccgttgagggagagagcaggccggcccagcgtcatcaggggctggtctgaagacagagtgccctccctccataactatcatctttcggccgttgagggagagaacaggctggcccaacgtcatcaggggctagcctgaagatacagtgtatcttaattgtagatttttctttgtactgttatataattttcttgtacaccactatgatctatttggaatagcggtttataaataaaaataaaaaacatattatTGTATGTTCTGGCCAGTTGATAGCTCAAAGCAAGTCTTCTGTTTCGTTGaatttttgcttatttttgtttaaaaatctgtCCCTACCAATAAATCATGGTTTATTAGCCACACATAAATCACATTTAGAAATGTTAGGTGGCTTAAACCATGGCTTGTCTGTTACATCAGAACCCATAACTGTGTCCTGTGTTCAGTTGCCTTATCTGTAGAAGGGGCAGCAAAAATACTAGAAAAAGGCcaaaaataagagaaaaaattGGCTTGTTGATCATCTACAAGACAGTTGAATCTTTGGCTTAGTTTGACTTGAGAATGTGGCCTTTTTTCTTCTACTGTTATGAGTTTttgtttacagtggtacctcgggttacgaaattaattcgttccgcggctaatttcgtaacccgaaaaaccttcgtaacctgaattgccataggcgctaatggaaaaaatagctctctgctgccctccggtggcggcctttccatttaaaacagcgccggggttttttcgtaacccgaaaaaaccttcgtaagccgaaacaataaatccctatgggattttttcgtatcccgaaaaattcgtaagctgggtaattcgtatcccggggtaccactgtatttgtttttgttggtggcacagtggttaaatgccagtactgcaaccacagTGTTCAATCCTGCAGTGGGTCCAGGGTGACTCAGCCTTCTGTCCTTTCATACGTTGgtaaaatcagtacccagcttgttgggggcaagtttagagagtgtttagttcactatgaagtggtaaaGAAATGTAAAGTCTTTATTGCTTGTGCTATCGCAATTTTTGTTTTTGGCATCTGTACTTCTTCTGTCCTGTTTTGTTAAGAAAAGCATGTGAAATGGAAGATTACCACATATGAGGGAAGTTATTGGTGGTTTGATCATCTATGAAGCAAACACTGGAATATTGAGtaaagcaaagcagagaaaataataattttgaaattgGCAACATCTAGAAAAAGTACTAGATAAAACGTATTTAGTATAATTTTCAGCGCAACCTTCAAAAGCTCTTCGATTTCAtcaaaatgcttcacttctggtttttattttgtttcttttgaaagATATCTGTCATCAGATCCTGGACCTGTACTCACAGGGGAAGCAACAAATGCCTCACCATACCCCACACCAGCTACagcaggctccttcccttcagtcTACCCCTCCAGTACCTCCTACCCAACAGTCCCAGCAATCTCAAAGCTCAGAGCAGTCACAATCACAACAGCCAAAAGAGACTCAGCAAGcaggacagcagcagcagcagcagcagcaacaacagcagccacAACCACAGCCGCCACAACCACCACAAACTCAACAGTCCAAAAAACCATCTCCTCAGTCAAGTCCTCCCAGACAGGCAAAACGACCAGCGGTAAGAATATCAGAAATCATAACTTTGTAGGTTTGCGCCTACCTTTATTTGAAGCTGTTATTTCCTACTTTTGAAAACACTTGCTGTGCTAGGTATAATAGTACCCTTAGTGCTTTAACCTAGTACAGTAATGAGTTATGTATAAAATAAAGAGCTCTTTATTTTCAACCATAAAAAGCATGAAGCAAAATGGGATGGAAACCCAGGATCTAAACTTGTACTTCCCTTGTGGAAGTAGCTTTGGCAGGGGAATTGTGAGATAGACAACTCCTTGTGAACTCTAAAAACATACTGTGGAGGGCTTGGTTTGGGCAGGTTTTTAGGAGGTGCACAGGGCTGTCAGACTGGCAACAGGGAAAGAAGATCTTATCACTTAAATTAACATAGTGTAGAATCTTctaaatcattttctttttatgaaagTAGCCTTGGGTATGTCAAGTCACCATGTAGTCATGTAAGTCCAAATGACACTTTTATAtatagtgtgcccatgtcatatgtggcttacgctgaaagctgtgcacCAGAAGAGGGGATGGCGCCCGTACCGCGTGCGCAGGGGGGAAGTCCGGAACAGatttcccccatgtaagggaagggtgcactgtacctgGTGCTGGTGCAGCTGGTCAGAATATCAAAACCTGGAAGAGTTTACCATTTTGATTATCAATAATGAGATTGTAAgaacagcattgttgttgttgctattaaagGATTTAGATCAGGGGTTAAGAATTTGTGAcctcaaaatattgttggattcCCACTCCTAGCATGGTTATGGATGATGAGATTAGGGAATAGAGTCAGGGGGCCCAGGAAGTCAGCTTAACTGACTCCCTTGAACCTTTTTTCCAGATCAGTACCAACCCAAGCAAGGTACGGCCCATCCGAAGTAGGTCCATTAAGCCTTATTTGGAAAATTAAGATGTACAGCACAGTCCTAAGATTCCAAGAGACTCTAGTGGTCTATGCCAGCAGCCCCTGGTCTGTAGCCTTAAACAGCTGCTCTGTGATCAATGGGCCAAGATTGGACTTTGTACCAGGCAATACCCAGAATCTAACACATAGACAATTGAATTAAGGAGATGGATTTACTTACAAGGGATGAGGGAAAGTGATAAGCTATACATAACACAAACATTGTTTGGGAAATTAATACAACTCAACCAAAAATAACAGAGGTAAAGATTTACATGCCATTTTGACTTCACTAGAAAATTTGTACGACCTTAGGAACCAAATCATAAACAGAGTGCAGAATAAAGTAAGGGTGATAACATGTAGGGCAAATAAGGAGCAGATATTATTTCTGTATCCATAACTCATGCCAACCGAGATGATCCAGTTAAGCAGTCAGAGGGCCTGAAGTCCAGAACCTTGTAGCATTTAGCCTACATGCTTGTTCAAATAGGaaacctttggaaactgttctcAGGTGATGAGTCTGGTTTATAGTACTGTATTGGGAAAATCAGACTAATAATAGTGATCTCTGAATGCTTATGAGCATGTTCCTCATATCTAATTTAGAATCTGAGATTTTAAAATGCCTATTTTTCATTAAATTTGATGTGGCAACTCTATAATTCCACACTTTTGCAGTTAGCAGGTTGGTTTAGCATTTGATATTACTAACTAATGTGATTGGAGTACTTCATTTGCAAACCTTTTTTTTCTCTTATTAACAGGTTGTATCACCAAAAGAAGAACCCAAATCTGCAGGTAAAATGGTTTTTCTCTCCCGTTCCtataacaaatttatttttaccGTAAGAAAGTAGTTATTTACAACAAGTTTGTATATATTTCCACTTCAAAGTGAacactgaattttaaaatctaattgcatggttaagttttttttaatttgaaatgagTCTTACTAACTTGTTTGTTGTGTTATTAATTATAGCATTGTTTCCAAATCTTTCAGAGGCACCTCCTGCTAAGGTTGCTAAAATGGAACCTTCTCATCCGCCAGTACCCCCTGTGCATCCACCACCTGGTAAGTTCTACTTTGAGGTTGAAAGTATtacttaatttctttaaaaagtcatgCTTAGTTTAGTATGTTGAATATTAGAAAGGGGAAGGTCCTCTGTTCCTTATTTCTTATGCAGCAAAtgtctaataaaataataaaacatttgaaTAAGCTTTCTCCTGTAGTCCAGATTTGAGTGTGTTTGTTTTGACTAGGGAAATGGCTTTAATGTCACTATTATAAATCATGTAATTGAGGTTAACTTAACAAAGATGAGATATTTTATGTAGAAGGATGAACAGATTGGAAGTCCTGTAAGAAGATGTGAGAGATTTTTTCATTTATGAGCAAGATGGAAACTACCATTGAGTTTTATTTTGATGATAacctttatataaaaataaaaagggcacATCCCAAGCCATAGGGAAGGaactaattgaaataaataatcttgccaaaaaaaggaagaggagagagagagcaatgGCTTTAGCAAAATGCCAAGCAGGAAGTTCTGTCATATAGAACTTGCTTACTATTCTACTTCTTTGACATGTTAACTGTCTTTCTTTTAACTCTGAGAcagtgtataaataaattatggTGCAGCTGCAGGATTTCACTTTGATTTGAATTGGGCTCACAAGAGAGAGCCTACCATAAGTTCTGTGTTCTCAGCAATCTGGGGTTTTTTCTGCAAAAACTTTTGGAAAGGCAGTGCTGCTACCTTTTAACCTTAATGTATTTTAGCCAGCCTAGCGTCTTCAAGGTTTGTTGCAACTCACATCAAGAGGATGATGCCTGACCGATGTAGTCCACCACTGACAGATGTAGTGCACCATATCAGGCAGACAATAAGCTGTGAAAAGTTCCTTTATGATTATGGTTTTTAATTCCCCCAGCATAAAGGGAGATTGCCAAATAGTTAGCCTGCCAGTACATAAAGTGTATAGAGTTAATGCTCTAAATTTGTTATTGTCCAAACACAGCTATCTTTCACTGGATTTAGCAGAACCTGCTAAATTCTTTGTACATTTCTtcaattgtttttgtgggtttttcgggctatgtgaccatattctagcagcccgaaaaacccacaaaaaactatggatgccagctatgaaagccttcgactttacatttctTCAATTGTCATACTTATAATCCATAATCATTTAGTTTTTACACACCTTCATTTGATTAAACTGTGCTTCTTCAACTTTGTCTTTTATCTTATTTATGTAGTTTGCATAATGCATAGAAGCCATTGCAGAGGGATGTAAACAACTGACATTTTTCCTATTCTGTTATCAATACTTTGTTCAATAAAACTCAGATAATCTAGTGTCTGAATAATTGGCCAATTCATATAGTGCAGATCAACCTCAATACTCTGGTCCAGTCCCTTAAGTTAGTGGCTACAGACCAAAAATTGATATATGCTATATCTAAAGTGGTGTCTTGTCTCTGATGAGTTGCCTGTGTCCCTATTGCTTCTAAGTAAGCCTAAAGCACCCACGTTAATAACTTTCCACTGATGCAGCACTTTCCCCTATTTGAGTGCATAGAGAAGGAAGCATGTTTGAATAATGTCTTATCTGCTTTGCCAGTGATTTCAGGGACTTGCTTGCATGTTCATCTGCCTATCCTGTGATTTTTTGTTACATTTCCCCTTCCTGGGTTTTCTAAAACTCAGATGAATGAAAAGTGACTTTGTCTCTTGAGGTCCCCTCTTGTTAccattatttgatttttttttttttatggtttttCTTTTCAGACATTGGTATTtgctcttttgttttccatactgtGCCATTGGCATATGCAGTTGAcctgtgcattttattatttttcagaacATAAGCCTCCTCTGACAACTGCTGTTTCCATGGGAGGTGACCAGACATCTATAGTAGATTCCGTAGACATTGCAAAAGTCCCGATCGCGCCTCCATCTCATCCGGCTCCTGTACATCAACCACCACCTATGCCTCACCgtccaccacccccacccccgccaTCTAGTTATATAACTGGCATGTCCACTACCAATTCTTACATGTCAGGAGAGGGATATCAGAGTCTTCAATCAATGATGAAGACAGAAGCACCAACCTATGGAGCTCTGCCACCCACCTATGGACCTCCAACTCACTTGCCATATCATCCTCATGTGTATCCTCCCAACCCTCCTCCACCTGTTCCTCCACCTCCACCCACATCTTTTCCACCACCAACTATTCCTCCTCCTACCCCAGGGTA is a window from the Sceloporus undulatus isolate JIND9_A2432 ecotype Alabama chromosome 1, SceUnd_v1.1, whole genome shotgun sequence genome containing:
- the CCNK gene encoding cyclin-K isoform X1, which produces MKENKENSSPSVSSANLDHTKPCWYWDKKDLAHTPSQLEGLDPATEARYRREGARFIFDVGTRLGLHYDTLATGIIYFHRFYMFHSFKQFPRYVTGACCLFLAGKVEETPKKCKDIIKTARSLLNDVQFGQFGDDPKQRNNPLHRGSSETGHTECSHMHTEEVMVLERILLQTIKFDLQVEHPYQFLLKYAKQLKGDKNKIQKLVQMAWTFVNDSLCTTLSLQWEPEIIAVAVMYLAGRLCKFEIQEWTSKPMYRRWWEQFVQDVPVDVLEDICHQILDLYSQGKQQMPHHTPHQLQQAPSLQSTPPVPPTQQSQQSQSSEQSQSQQPKETQQAGQQQQQQQQQQQPQPQPPQPPQTQQSKKPSPQSSPPRQAKRPAVVSPKEEPKSAEAPPAKVAKMEPSHPPVPPVHPPPEHKPPLTTAVSMGGDQTSIVDSVDIAKVPIAPPSHPAPVHQPPPMPHRPPPPPPPSSYITGMSTTNSYMSGEGYQSLQSMMKTEAPTYGALPPTYGPPTHLPYHPHVYPPNPPPPVPPPPPTSFPPPTIPPPTPGYPPPPAYNPNFPPPRLPPSHAVPPHPPPGLGMPPASYPPPSVPPGGQPPVPPPIPPPGMPPVAGLGRATWMR
- the CCNK gene encoding cyclin-K isoform X2, with translation MKENKENSSPSVSSANLDHTKPCWYWDKKDLAHTPSQLEGLDPATEARYRREGARFIFDVGTRLGLHYDTLATGIIYFHRFYMFHSFKQFPRYVTGACCLFLAGKVEETPKKCKDIIKTARSLLNDVQFGQFGDDPKEEVMVLERILLQTIKFDLQVEHPYQFLLKYAKQLKGDKNKIQKLVQMAWTFVNDSLCTTLSLQWEPEIIAVAVMYLAGRLCKFEIQEWTSKPMYRRWWEQFVQDVPVDVLEDICHQILDLYSQGKQQMPHHTPHQLQQAPSLQSTPPVPPTQQSQQSQSSEQSQSQQPKETQQAGQQQQQQQQQQQPQPQPPQPPQTQQSKKPSPQSSPPRQAKRPAVVSPKEEPKSAEAPPAKVAKMEPSHPPVPPVHPPPEHKPPLTTAVSMGGDQTSIVDSVDIAKVPIAPPSHPAPVHQPPPMPHRPPPPPPPSSYITGMSTTNSYMSGEGYQSLQSMMKTEAPTYGALPPTYGPPTHLPYHPHVYPPNPPPPVPPPPPTSFPPPTIPPPTPGYPPPPAYNPNFPPPRLPPSHAVPPHPPPGLGMPPASYPPPSVPPGGQPPVPPPIPPPGMPPVAGLGRATWMR